From a region of the Syntrophales bacterium genome:
- a CDS encoding HD domain-containing protein, which produces MQIQIIEMVFVFALFSVAGWLLESVYRSLKMRRLINPGFLTGPYLPIYGLGAVLISLVRPQISDYSFVFIILGFLSYLPGEEQVVLLKPLLLAIHIAAKAIIYIATTTLLELFAGWSLDRFFNIRLWNYSDGPWSIRGYVCLKFSLYWVALAFLLEYFLLPPSMLLYREFTMPMTIFALLLLEIIMVDFLIKGDQLGAEAGEKRRSDARASKREFLNIIEPLLNDPLVGALEKHLHHYQKNRLEHCLDVAWLSFRIARKFNLDTRMIARGALLHDLFHYDWLREGPRWHGFRHPRIALENARKVIPLTKKEEDIILRHMWPLTIIPPLYPEAWIVSATDKYYGTKDYLVGIAMTLKRAISARIVNFLR; this is translated from the coding sequence ATGCAGATCCAAATAATCGAGATGGTGTTCGTATTTGCCCTGTTCTCCGTTGCCGGCTGGCTTCTCGAAAGCGTTTACCGGTCGCTAAAGATGCGGCGTCTGATCAATCCAGGATTTCTGACCGGGCCCTATCTGCCCATATACGGTCTCGGGGCAGTCCTGATTAGTCTGGTCAGACCTCAAATATCTGATTATTCATTTGTTTTTATCATTTTGGGATTTTTATCTTATTTACCGGGAGAGGAGCAGGTAGTGCTGCTGAAACCGCTTCTGCTCGCCATCCATATAGCAGCCAAGGCCATTATCTACATAGCGACCACGACGCTGCTGGAGTTATTCGCCGGCTGGTCGCTGGATCGGTTTTTTAACATTCGCTTGTGGAACTATAGCGACGGCCCCTGGTCGATACGCGGCTATGTGTGCCTGAAGTTTTCACTGTACTGGGTGGCCCTGGCCTTTCTCCTGGAATATTTTCTGCTCCCGCCTTCGATGCTCCTTTATCGGGAATTCACCATGCCGATGACCATTTTTGCCCTGCTGCTTCTGGAGATTATCATGGTGGATTTCCTGATAAAAGGCGACCAATTGGGCGCCGAGGCAGGGGAGAAAAGGCGCAGCGACGCAAGGGCAAGCAAACGCGAATTTTTGAACATCATAGAACCACTTCTGAATGATCCCCTTGTCGGCGCGTTGGAAAAGCACCTTCACCACTACCAGAAAAACCGTCTGGAACACTGCCTGGACGTGGCGTGGTTAAGCTTTCGAATCGCCAGAAAATTTAATCTTGACACCCGGATGATTGCGAGGGGGGCGCTTCTGCACGACCTTTTTCACTACGACTGGCTGCGTGAGGGACCGCGCTGGCACGGGTTCAGACATCCCCGCATCGCCCTCGAAAACGCAAGAAAAGTCATACCCTTAACAAAAAAAGAGGAAGACATTATCCTCCGGCATATGTGGCCGCTGACCATCATCCCCCCGCTTTATCCGGAGGCATGGATCGTCTCCGCAACGGACAAGTATTACGGCACAAAAGATTATCTTGTCGGCATTGCAATGACGCTGAAGAGGGCGATCTCCGCCCGCATCGTCAATTTCCTCCGCTGA
- a CDS encoding TetR/AcrR family transcriptional regulator, translating to MKTNIKEAILETAWKMIRRHGINKTNIDDIARAAMVAKATIYNYFGSKDQVYTEALDRKIGLMAERVSQAVADLPSPLEKLNAFIKESLKMVREESLLFADEYSQSYRFVSRIAAAREHFFSAQERLLKGILEQGATEGLFPAQDMAKASKLIGYLMRGFSSPADDQPDLPAKLADTDSEAASLFDILCHGLLSSKEGRT from the coding sequence ATGAAAACCAACATAAAAGAAGCCATCCTGGAAACGGCCTGGAAGATGATCCGCCGTCACGGCATAAATAAGACCAACATTGACGACATCGCCCGCGCCGCAATGGTTGCCAAGGCGACCATTTACAACTATTTCGGAAGCAAGGATCAGGTTTACACAGAGGCGCTCGACAGAAAAATCGGTCTTATGGCGGAACGGGTAAGCCAGGCGGTTGCAGATCTGCCTTCGCCGCTCGAAAAACTCAATGCCTTCATAAAGGAAAGTCTGAAAATGGTCAGGGAAGAATCCCTGCTGTTTGCCGACGAATATAGCCAATCTTACCGTTTTGTGTCCAGAATAGCCGCCGCCAGGGAGCATTTTTTCTCCGCGCAGGAGCGGCTGCTGAAAGGAATCCTCGAGCAAGGGGCCACTGAAGGTTTATTCCCGGCCCAGGATATGGCTAAAGCTTCAAAACTCATCGGCTACCTTATGCGGGGGTTCTCCTCGCCCGCCGATGACCAGCCAGACCTGCCGGCAAAGCTGGCAGATACAGACTCAGAAGCGGCGTCCCTTTTCGATATACTGTGTCATGGCCTTTTATCATCCAAAGAAGGGAGAACCTGA
- a CDS encoding SulP family inorganic anion transporter has protein sequence MTAQSAQTKHPTPVSIDDLWGGLAAMLVALPSSIAFGVLVYSALGTGYAGEGALAGIIGAAAIGLIAPLFGRTNGLISAPCAPAAAVLSALVVGLLAGGDGGGLKPVDILPLMALTALFSAGFQVFYGAIGGGRLIKYVPYPVVSGYLSGVGVIIALGQLPKLFGFPKATPLFQGLISPELWKWQSLLAGIVTIAVMAITPRITKKVPAAILGLLGGIVTYFVLATFSPELLSLQNNPLVIGPIHASGSFLGAVSGRLASLFSVNVTSIKIILVPALTLSVLLSIDTLKTCVVLDALTRSRHKSDRELIGQGIANVVSFLAGGMPGAGTMGPTLVNVTSGGRTYRSGVIEGALVVMTLLLLGKLVAWVPIGALAGILLAISWRMLDFRNMSRLLRHPAGRLDFAVIAFVILVAVTVDLIAASGVGIALAIILFIRDQIRGSVIRRKRGLDQVSSKTKRLDVEREILRQSGGQAVFCELQGNLFFGTTDQLFTQLESDLRTKRFILLDMRRVQSMDYTAAHLFEQMQAQLEERGGRLLFTGMPSTLYDQRDFERYLAQLGVVRQGGGVMISETLDGALEWMEERILEDSHIAQSGSEQPLELKDFELFHQFDESTLSELASCVTELSAPQGQKVFSQGDPGDKIFLVRRGSVRILLPLKGNTQHHLATIGQGDFFGELSFLDGSIRSATVEAKVPTDLYALSRSSFNAQSHANPVFGVQVFARLALAIAKRLRHTDAELQVLEER, from the coding sequence ATGACCGCTCAATCCGCTCAGACTAAGCACCCAACACCTGTATCGATCGATGATCTATGGGGCGGGCTGGCCGCCATGTTGGTGGCGCTGCCGTCATCAATAGCCTTTGGCGTCCTCGTTTACTCTGCCCTGGGAACCGGGTACGCAGGGGAAGGGGCCTTGGCGGGGATCATTGGCGCTGCCGCAATCGGACTTATTGCACCGCTTTTCGGGCGGACAAACGGACTGATCTCTGCCCCCTGTGCGCCGGCGGCTGCTGTCCTGTCCGCATTAGTAGTTGGTCTTCTTGCGGGGGGAGATGGCGGCGGGCTCAAACCGGTTGATATACTTCCGCTTATGGCTTTAACCGCTTTATTTTCAGCCGGGTTTCAGGTCTTTTACGGGGCAATCGGCGGAGGGAGATTGATCAAATATGTCCCTTACCCGGTTGTCAGCGGATATTTATCAGGGGTGGGGGTCATCATCGCCCTGGGCCAGCTTCCCAAACTATTCGGTTTTCCCAAGGCAACTCCACTTTTCCAGGGGCTGATTTCACCAGAACTCTGGAAATGGCAGAGCCTCCTGGCAGGGATTGTCACAATAGCGGTAATGGCCATTACGCCGCGAATTACCAAAAAGGTGCCGGCCGCCATCCTGGGGCTCTTGGGCGGGATTGTAACCTACTTCGTTCTCGCTACGTTTTCCCCGGAACTGCTGAGTCTGCAGAATAACCCGCTTGTAATCGGGCCAATCCATGCCTCCGGTTCATTCTTGGGGGCAGTCTCCGGGAGGTTGGCATCCCTTTTTTCCGTGAACGTTACATCAATCAAGATTATCCTTGTTCCGGCCCTCACCCTTTCGGTGCTGCTGTCAATCGACACTCTTAAAACCTGCGTAGTGCTCGACGCCCTGACGCGCAGCCGACACAAGTCAGATCGCGAGCTTATAGGTCAGGGAATCGCAAACGTGGTATCATTTCTTGCCGGCGGCATGCCCGGCGCCGGAACCATGGGGCCTACCCTCGTTAATGTGACCAGCGGCGGCCGGACGTATCGCTCAGGGGTAATCGAAGGTGCACTTGTGGTTATGACCCTTCTCTTGCTGGGCAAACTTGTTGCATGGGTGCCAATTGGCGCGCTTGCAGGCATTCTGTTGGCAATATCCTGGAGGATGCTTGACTTCAGGAACATGTCCCGGCTGCTGCGCCATCCTGCCGGGCGCTTGGACTTCGCCGTGATTGCATTTGTTATCCTCGTCGCCGTCACCGTTGACCTGATTGCGGCTTCGGGGGTCGGGATAGCACTGGCAATCATCTTGTTTATCCGTGATCAGATTCGTGGTTCGGTCATCCGCAGGAAGAGGGGGCTGGACCAGGTATCCTCAAAGACCAAACGTCTGGATGTGGAACGAGAGATTCTGAGGCAATCCGGCGGCCAGGCAGTCTTTTGCGAGCTGCAGGGCAATCTGTTTTTTGGCACTACGGACCAGCTTTTTACGCAACTGGAGAGCGATCTTCGAACAAAGCGCTTTATTCTCCTCGATATGCGTCGCGTCCAATCAATGGATTACACGGCGGCTCATCTTTTCGAACAGATGCAGGCCCAATTGGAGGAACGCGGAGGGCGCCTGCTGTTCACAGGCATGCCGTCAACGCTTTATGACCAGCGTGACTTCGAGCGTTACCTGGCGCAGTTGGGCGTTGTCAGACAGGGCGGCGGCGTTATGATTTCCGAGACACTCGATGGCGCGCTGGAATGGATGGAGGAGCGCATTCTGGAGGACTCGCACATAGCGCAATCAGGCAGCGAGCAGCCTCTTGAACTGAAGGACTTCGAACTGTTTCACCAATTCGACGAGAGTACGCTCAGTGAGCTGGCGTCTTGTGTAACGGAGTTGTCGGCGCCGCAGGGACAGAAGGTCTTCTCCCAGGGCGACCCTGGAGACAAGATATTTCTGGTACGACGGGGAAGTGTCCGGATACTGCTGCCCCTGAAAGGGAACACCCAACATCACCTCGCCACGATTGGCCAGGGAGACTTCTTCGGCGAGCTCTCATTTCTGGACGGCAGCATTCGTTCGGCCACCGTCGAGGCGAAAGTCCCGACCGATCTATACGCACTTTCCCGATCCAGTTTTAACGCCCAGAGCCATGCCAACCCTGTTTTTGGAGTCCAGGTCTTTGCCCGACTGGCACTTGCTATTGCCAAACGCCTTCGCCACACCGACGCCGAGTTGCAGGTACTTGAAGAGAGATGA
- a CDS encoding helix-turn-helix domain-containing protein gives MQAHTKKHPTETVELRFIGPIVNIARAIESLKPLGFVDTSDSVPWREAYPEFSEVQLVGKALAGARYREGLTQIKLAELTGIPQRHISEMENGKRPIGKEMAKRLGKALNIGYKVFL, from the coding sequence ATGCAGGCACACACGAAAAAGCACCCTACTGAAACCGTTGAACTGCGATTCATCGGGCCGATTGTGAACATAGCGCGGGCCATTGAAAGCCTGAAACCCCTGGGGTTCGTGGACACGTCGGATTCTGTCCCGTGGCGGGAGGCCTACCCCGAATTTTCGGAAGTGCAGCTCGTCGGCAAGGCTTTGGCCGGCGCGAGATACCGGGAAGGGCTGACACAGATAAAACTTGCCGAACTGACCGGTATCCCGCAGCGGCATATTTCCGAAATGGAGAACGGCAAACGTCCCATCGGCAAAGAGATGGCGAAACGACTGGGAAAGGCCCTGAACATCGGGTACAAGGTGTTTCTGTAG
- a CDS encoding Fic family protein yields the protein MQRSGGYVKQTTGYRAFIPTPLPPKPAVKIEGELQNLLSRADMALARLDGVAQMLPNVDLFIAMYVKKEALLSSQIEGTQASLDDLFAYESGDKLENLNDVTEVVNYVKAMNYGLDRLQSLPMSLRLIKEIHAILLEGVRGSERLPGEFKRSQNWIGPPGCTLNEASYVPPPPHEALEAMGALEHYFHGKERLPILADCALIHYQFETIHPFLDGNGRIGRLLITFYLCWKGVLHKPLLYLSYYFKKNRREYYDRLNMVRETGNYEQWVDYFLKGVVDIAGAAMDTARQILELQTKHRRLLWEKKISSSLAVGILEQLFYTPTVSIARIAERFKVSYQAASTLVAQLEKAQILRETTGRKRDKRYVYSDYLHILADGTKS from the coding sequence ATGCAAAGAAGCGGTGGTTATGTGAAGCAAACGACCGGGTATCGGGCATTTATCCCAACGCCGCTACCCCCCAAACCTGCCGTGAAGATTGAGGGGGAACTTCAGAATCTGCTTTCCCGTGCCGACATGGCCCTTGCCCGGTTGGACGGTGTGGCGCAAATGCTCCCCAATGTTGATCTGTTTATCGCGATGTACGTCAAAAAAGAGGCCCTCTTGAGTTCGCAGATCGAGGGGACGCAGGCTTCCCTGGACGATCTGTTCGCCTATGAAAGCGGGGACAAACTTGAGAATCTGAACGATGTGACGGAGGTGGTGAATTACGTCAAGGCGATGAATTACGGGCTTGACCGTCTTCAGAGCTTGCCGATGAGTCTTCGCCTCATCAAAGAGATCCACGCCATTCTCCTTGAGGGCGTTCGGGGCAGCGAAAGACTGCCCGGTGAATTCAAACGATCGCAGAACTGGATCGGCCCCCCCGGCTGCACCCTCAACGAGGCGTCTTATGTGCCTCCTCCTCCCCATGAAGCGCTTGAAGCCATGGGGGCACTGGAGCACTATTTTCACGGCAAGGAGCGGTTGCCGATCCTTGCCGATTGCGCCCTTATTCACTACCAGTTTGAAACAATCCATCCCTTCCTCGACGGCAATGGCCGTATCGGGCGTCTGCTGATCACGTTCTACCTGTGCTGGAAGGGGGTTTTACACAAGCCGCTCCTGTACCTGAGCTACTATTTCAAGAAAAATCGCCGGGAATACTACGATCGTCTGAACATGGTCAGGGAGACGGGCAATTATGAACAGTGGGTGGATTATTTCCTCAAAGGGGTTGTGGATATTGCCGGCGCCGCGATGGATACGGCCAGGCAGATCCTCGAACTCCAGACCAAGCATCGCCGTCTGTTGTGGGAGAAAAAGATTTCCTCTTCGCTTGCCGTCGGGATTCTGGAGCAGTTATTCTATACGCCCACAGTTTCCATCGCCCGGATAGCCGAGCGGTTCAAAGTATCCTACCAGGCGGCGTCCACACTTGTGGCGCAGTTGGAAAAAGCCCAAATCCTCAGGGAAACCACAGGGCGGAAGCGTGACAAACGCTACGTTTACAGCGATTATCTGCATATCCTCGCCGATGGGACAAAGAGCTGA
- the queF gene encoding preQ(1) synthase — protein MSTITEKSDLEGLTLLGGDKKPVRKLETFPNHNQGRDYLITMRSDEFTCLCPATGQPDFADLTIQYIPDQKILESKSLKLYLWSFRDQGVFHEHVANAILDDLIEVLSPRWCKITAEFAVRGGVSIKVEAEHGAKRT, from the coding sequence ATGTCAACGATAACCGAAAAATCTGATCTGGAAGGGCTGACCCTGCTGGGAGGGGACAAAAAACCCGTCCGGAAATTAGAGACGTTTCCCAATCACAACCAGGGGCGCGATTATCTGATTACAATGCGTTCAGACGAATTCACCTGCCTGTGCCCGGCAACCGGGCAGCCGGACTTTGCGGATCTGACGATTCAATACATCCCCGACCAAAAAATACTGGAGTCAAAGTCGTTGAAGCTATACCTGTGGTCTTTTCGCGATCAGGGGGTATTTCATGAACACGTGGCCAATGCGATACTCGACGATCTGATCGAAGTCCTTTCGCCTCGCTGGTGCAAGATAACGGCAGAGTTCGCGGTGCGGGGAGGGGTATCGATCAAGGTGGAGGCGGAGCACGGCGCAAAACGCACCTGA